The genomic segment GCGCAGCTTCAAGAGCACCTCGCCCACCTCGGCCCAGCGCTGGCGCAGCCGGCGCTGTTGGAACTCGGATTGACGCGCCAGATACCGCAGACTGGGCGCGTCATGGATGACGCTCATCGTCAGCCCATGCAGATCGAAGCGGTCGCGCTCGACCTCGACAACGCGCACGAGCTGCTCGACCATGGCGCCCTGGAACTCGAGGAACTCGTCCTCGCGCGCGTCGGTCACCTCGTCGGGCGCGATGGCGTCCAGGTAGAGCATGCCGAACCGGTCCCACAGCCCGATGAAGTCCCGGACAGTCCCAAGCCACTCCTCGCGAATGTCTTTCACCGGCCTCTCCTCTGTTTGCCCGTTGTGGCCAGCTTCTCGGGCCGGATCCTACTGCGTCGGCACGGTCGAGTCAACCGTGCTCGGGGCCGGGCCGCGCGGCTCAAGCGCGGGGAGCCGGTCTGTCCAGTACTCGTGGTGGCCGTCCTTGAAAATGACATTCATGCCGCGGTCCTTGTGGTTGGCCAAGCTCTGGTCCCAAAGTAAGGGCAGCTTTGCATCGCCCTCTTCCTTGGGGAATCTGTAGCCGCCCTGGTAGAAGTAACTCATCCCCGGCCCCTCGGGTGAGGTCCCGTCGTTCTTGAGGTCGTCGCGCGTGGTCACGGTGTTGGCCGTGCCGGGGCACTCGAAATGGCGAAGCCGGAGCTCGGGACCGAACAGCGGCCGGAGGTCGTTATTGGCTGGCGGGAACACGCTGGAGCCCGCCGCGTACGCCGTGAGCGCCCTGCAGATGTATTCCATGTTGCGCTTGCACTCACGCGCCGTGTCGATGCGCATGAACGTGTAGATAAGCAGCACGGTCGAGCCGACGACGAACAGCACGAGCGCAACGGCGCACCCGAGCACGGTGTAGCGGATGGCCCGGTTGTCGTACTGCTCGCGGAACGGCTGGAGTTCGTCGAGCGCGCGGCCCGCCTCGGCACAGTCGCGGCAGTAGAACCGCCCGCGCACCGTGGTGACCTCTTCGACGTCGGCGAGCTTGCCGCACAGCTCGCACTTGACCCCCTTGCGCTCCGGCAGTTCCGGCGCGTCGGTCTGCGTCTCCGTCATGCTTGCTCCTCTCCGCCGCGGGTGACCTCGATCCGGCGCCGGTCCGGGCCGAGCGTAGTGCACACGACGCGCAGCGCGCGCGCCGGCAGCAGCGGCCCGGCCCGTTCGGCCCACTCGACGAGCGAGACGCCCTCGCCGCCGAAGAAGTCGGCGTGCCCAAGCTCGGCGAGCTCGCCGGGCGAGTGGATCCGGTACAGATCGAAATGATACACGGGGCAGCGCCCGTGGTAGATATTCATCAGCGTGAACGTCGGGCTGGTAACCACGCGCGCATCCGGCACGCCGAGCCCGAGCGCACAGCCCTTGATGAACGTCGTCTTGCCGGCGCCAAGCTCGCCGAACAGCCCGACAACCTCGCCCGAGCCGAGCAGCGCACCCACGGCGCGGCCCAGCTCCAGAGTCGCCTCGGCGCTTTCGCTCACGACGCGGATCGGCTTATCCAAAGTGGTCAAAGCCACTGGCCGTCAACTCCTGCGTGCGCCCATCGGGGTGGATCAACGTCACGTGCGGCCCAGCCGTCGTGCGGCCGAGCACGTAGAGCGGCTCGCCGAAGGTCGCATGATAGCCGCTCGCCGCCTCGTCGAGCAGCTCGGGCGGCACCGTAGCGAGCAGCTCGAAGTCCTCACCGTCGTAGAGCGCGCGGCCCAGCGGCGTGCTTGCCCGCGCGCCCGTCTGCGCGAGCTGTCTCGCCGCCTCGGCGATCGGCACCCGGTCGGCGAACAGCTCGGCGCCGACGTTGCTCGCTTTGCAGACGTGGTGCAGGTCGCTTGCCAGCCCGTCGCTCACGTCGATCATGGCGCTCACGAGCCTGCGCTCGGCCAGCCAACGCCCCTCCCGCACGCGCGGCGTGAACGTCATGTGCTTGCCGAGCATCGAGCCGCCCAGTCCGCCGGTGACGACGATGAAATGCCCCGCCTTCGCCCCGCCGCGTCGCACGCACAGCTCGCGCTCGACCTCGCCCACGATGGCCACCGACAGGATCAGCCCCGCCGGCGAGCGGTGCGTGTCGCCACCGGCGAGGTCAACGTCGAACGCCGCCGCGAGTGCGCGCATGCCGGTCCAGATCCCGTCGATGGTCGCCACCGGCGTCTCGGCGCCGCAGCCAAGCGAAACCGTGATCGCTCGTGGCATACCGCCCATGGCGGCGATATCGCTCAAATTGCAGGCAAGCGCCTTGTGCCCGATCTGCTCGGGCGCCGCGTCCGGCATGAAGTGCACGCCCTCGGCGATCGTGTCACATGCAAAGAGCAGCAGACGGCCCTCGCCCGGCCCTTCGAGCACGGCCGCATCGTCGCCGATGCCCTCGACGACGCGCGCCGAGGTCGTGACCTGCTCGCGGAGCCGCGCGATCAGCCCGAATTCGCCCAGATCGCTCACGCGTCTTGCCGTCATGGTCGTCCGACCTTCTTGTCTGCCGCAAACAGCGCGCGCAGGGTCTCATCATACGGCGGCCGCACGATGCCGTCCTCGGTGATGAAGGCGGCGATCAGGTCATGGGGCGTCACGTCGAACGCCGGATTGTAGACCTTCACCCCGGTCGGCGCCGTCTGCCGGCCGAAGCCGTGGGTGACCTCCAACGGGTCGCGCTGCTCGATGGGAATCGCCTCGCCGCCGGCCAGCGTCATGTCGAACGTCGACTTCGGCGCGGCGATGTAGAACGGAATGCCGTGCGCCTTGGCAAGCAGCGCCACGCCGTAGGTGCCGATCTTGTTCGCCGCGTCGCCGTTGGCGGCAATCCGGTCGGCGCCCGTGATCACGAGGTCGATCCGGCCCTCGCCCATGACGCGGGCGGCCATGCTGTCGCAGATGAGCGTCACGTCGATGCCCGCCTGCTGGAGCTCCCACGTCGTGAGACGCGCGCCCTGGAGCAGCGGGCGCGTCTCGTCGGCGTAGACGGCCACACGCGTGCCCGCCTCGTGCGCGGCGAAGATCACGGCGAGTGCCGTCCCGAACTCGGCCGTCGCCAGCCCCCCGGCGTTGCAGTGCGTGAGCACCGTCTGTCCATCGGCGATAAGCGCCCGGCCGTGCTCCCCGATACGCCGGCCGATCGCACGGTCCTCCTCGCAGATCGCGTGCGCCTCGTCGAGCAGCCGTTGCCTGATCGCCGCCACATCGAGGCCCCGGCTCGCGCGCGCGGCGGCGCGCATCCGGTCGAGCGCCCAGAAAAGATTCACGGCCGTCGGCCGCGACGTGGCGAGGTAATCGCACACACGCTCGACGTCGGAGAGCAGCGCTTCGGCCGTTGCCGCCTTGGACATCTGCGCGCCGAGCGCCACGCCGTAGGCGGCTGCCACGCCGATCGCGGGCGCGCCGCGCACGACGAGCCGCTTGATCGCGTCCCACACCGCGTCGACGCTGCGGCACGCGACCTCGACGTGCTCGGTCGGCAGTCTCGTCTGGTCGATGAGCCACAGCGCGCCGTCGCGCCATTCGAGCGTTCGAACCGCCATTGCCTCTCGCGATCCCTAGCTGGTCAGGAGCAAGTATACCGTGGTCGTCGAGTTGAACAGAAAATGCAGCACGATGCCGGGCACGATGCTGCCCGTCTTATCGAAAAGATACCCGAAGAGCAGCCCAAGGAAAAAGATATTGATGACGACGAACCACCCGCCGTGCAGCGCGGCGAAGATCGCCGCCGACGCGACGATGCCCGGCCAAGCCCCGGCGTAGCGCTTGATCGTCTGGAACAGCATGCCGCGGAACACGATCTCCTCGAACAACGGCGCGCGCACGGTGATGCCAAGCACAAGCGCAAGCCGCGTGCTCAGCAGCGCCGTCTCGCGGAACTCCTCGACGGCTTCGTGCCCCTTGATCGGCGCATCGAAGAGCCTCAACAGCAGCGCTACGGCCGTCTGCGCCACCGGCATGATGGCCCACGTGAACGCGACGTAGGCCGCCGCGCCCGTGCCGATGTGGCGCCAGAATCGCTCGCGGCCGAACCCCAGCCCGCGCCAGTAGTTCTCGCCGATCGACCGCGCGACGAAGAGGAAGATAACCAGCACGCCTGTCGATGCGGCCAGCCGGATGAGCTCTTGCGGCAACGTCGTGAGCACCACGGCGTCTCTGGGTTCGCCGACGAATTCCATCACAGCGTGGCCCTCGGGACCGGTCTCCTCGTCAGCGATGGCGTCCCCCGCAGGGACCTCGGCGGGCGCGTTCGATTGGCCGACGGGGCGCGGCGGTTCCTCGGGCATGACGATGGTGATGTTGTCCCTCTCCGTCGTTGCGTCATCGCCTGCTCCCAAGACTGCGGCAAACTCCGGAAGGAGAAACAAGACGACGATCATGATGAATCCTGCAAGAGCGCCCCACGGCAGCCGCGTGACGTAGAGCGAGCGCCGGCGCCACCCGGGCGTCGCGGCGAACATCGCCACGAAGTGCGCGCCGCCGAACACAAGGACGACCGAGACCGCCCCGATCCAGGGCAGGGTCTCCTCCGCCTCCTCGACCGCCGCCTCGCCGTTGAGCACCTTCGCCTGGATGGCATTCGCCACGCCAAAGAGCACAATCATCCCGATGAAGACGGCGATATATGTCGGCCACGAGCGTTTCATGATGAGCGGGCCCCGTCACACAAATGCGTCAGACCGTAGCATACCCCCTACCCCGCCCAAACACAAAACGGGCGCGACGCCCGTGCTGAACAACCGTCGCGCCCGTCAGGAATACCCTCGCGCGCGTTAGAACTCCATCGCGTCCGCGGGCAACTCCATCCCTTCGGACGCGAATGACTCGACGACGGCGGGCACGGCCTCCTTCGGGTAGCTGAACTCGAACTCGAACGTGAGCTCCTTGGTCGCTCCCTGGGCCAGCTCGAACTCCCACGTGAGCTCGCCCGTCGCCTCGTCGGCGGCAATCCGGTCGGTCGCCTGGATCAGCTTCACCTTGATGTCGGCGTCGCGCGAGACCGGCACTTGGTCCGTGACGACGATCGTCGCCGCCTTGCCGGTGAAGTTTTCGATCGTGATTCTGATTGTATTGCGCACGCTGGCGCGGTTGCGCACCTTGGAGACCTTCGTCATGTCCTTGAGAATCTCGCGCTTGACCTTGATCCGCGCGTCGGGCCCGAGCGACAGCTCGAAGCTCTCGCCGGGCACGACGCTCTCGATCCGCGCGCGCCCGATGAAGTCCGGCCCGAGGAACACGTGCACCGGCCCGCCGAGCAGATGCAGCGCGCCCGTGTTCGTCACTTCGGTCTGGAGGTAGGCCGTCGCGCGCAGCTTCGGCACGACCGCATAGCGCATCTCGCCCGTGAGCTTGAGGATGCCGATCGTCGTGCGGTGCGGCTCGCCGTCCGACGGGATCGTCTCGAGCTTCGGGATCTCGTAGACGACCGATGTGCCGCGTTCGATAACCGCCGCCGTCGCAGGCTCCATCGGCGCCTCGCCTTCGCCGGAGGGCTCCATGTAGACCCCCCTGTAGCCTTCGGGCGCCACGGCCTCATCGGCGTCGAACCCGCCCGCGCCCGGTCGGGACGGCACAGCGCGCCCACCGAGGTACCACGGCTCGAGCTTGGGCACCTGCGCGCCGACGGCGGGCTGCGCCGTCGAGAGCACGAGCTTTATGCCGGTCCAGTCCTCGCCCGTGCGCTGCGACACCGTGCCGTAGTAGGTCAGCTCGACCTCGCCCTTGTCGACATCGGCGCGCGCATCGTAGAGCGGCTGCCACGTCGCACCGCGTACAACGTAATCGAGCGCCAGCTCGAGCGTGCCCGCGCCGAGGACCTCGACGGAAACCGTCACGTCCTTCGTCTCGATGACGCGCTCGCGCTTGATCTGGCCCAGCTCGGCCTGCTTGATTGCGAGTTCCTTCTTGAGCTCACGCAGCGCGATGTTCTTGTCGCGCGCGTCCTTCATCAGCCCGGTGAGTGTCTCGCCGACGTGGGCCATGATGCGGCCCCACTCGTCGGTGTCGACCTCTTTGAACTGGAACTGCTGCGCCGCCACTGTCTGTGCCTGGAGCTTCATCTGCGTGATGAAGTCCTTCTGCTCGGCGAGCACGGCAATCTCGTCGGTCATGACCTGGATCTGGTCCTCGAGCGCCTGGACCTCGTCGCGCAGCTTCTGCACCCGCGCCTCGGGCGTCTCCTTTGTGTAGGCCACCTTCGCTTCGAGCCCGAGCAGCCGCGCCTGCGCCGTGCCCATGCCGGCGGCGCGCAGCGAATCATCGTCGAGCCAGCGCGGCAGCCCCGTGAAAACGAAGTCGTATTCGCCGGGCTGGACCGTCAGCGACGCCACCCGCCGCACGAGCGCCCGGTCGGCATAGACGGTCACCTGCGTGATTCCCGACTCGACCTGCCGCCCCGTGCCCGAGTCCGCCGGCGCCGTGCCAGCCACCGGCCCTGCCGCCAGCATCAACACACACCACAGCACACACATCACCGTCGTCTTCATGACACACCTCCTGTGGGCTACAGAAATCTCTTTGCTCCCATGTGCAGCAGCCGACATATCCTTCATACCCCAACGCGCACGCGGATTCACGCTTCTTCGTGCAGGGCGGCGTAAACGGCTTGTGCGGCGGCATCGGTCATCTTCGGCGCCGCGGCGAGTTCGTCAACCGTCGCCTCGCGGACGCGCGCGACGCTGCCGAAGTGCCGCAGCAGCGCCTGCTTACGCGCCGGGCCGACACCGGGCACCGCGTCGAGCACAGACGCGAACTGTGCCTTGCGCCGCACCTGCTTGTGGTACGTGATGGCGAACCGGTGCGCTTCGTCCCGGATCCGTTCGAGCAGGAACCGCACGGGCGAGTGACGCTTGAGCCCCACGGGATCCTTGACATTCGGCAGGTAGACCTTCTCGAGCTTGAGGGCCCCGTCCTGCCACTCCGCTTTGTCCTTGGCGAGACTCACGACGTCGAGCTCGTCGAGCCCCAGCTCGTGCAGCACGGCGCCCGCCACGTTGAGCTGGCCCTTGCCGCCGTCAATGACGATGAGGTCGGGCAGGCCGCCTTCGGCCTGGGCGCGCGTGTAGCGCCGGGCGAGCACCTCACGCATCATGGCGTAGTCGTCGCCCAGCTCGACGCTCCGGATACGGAACTTGCGGTACTCGGCCTTCGCCGGCTCGCCGTCGCGGAACACAACCATCACGCCGACGCGGTGCGCACCGGCGATGTTCGACATGTCGAAACAGTCAATGCGCTCGGGCAGGCGCCGCAGCCGTAGCGCGCGCTGCGTCTCGTCGAGCAGGCCGCGCCGCAGTTGCGTGCGGTCGCGTGCGGCCTCGAAGGCATTCCGGGCGTTCTTCGCCGCGAGCTCGACGAGGTTGTGCTTCTCGCCGCGCTTGGGCGCGACGAGCTCGACCTTGCCGCCGCGCCGTTCGGCAAGCACCTCGGCCACACTCGCTGCGTCGTCGGGCTCGATCGGCACGACGACCTCGGGCGGCACGAGGCCCGCGGCGCCGTAGAACGTGAGCAGAAAGGCGCCGAGGAACGCTTCGTCGGCCTCGGTCACTTTCGAGAAGGCGCGCGTTGTGGTCTCGAGCAGGCGGCCGTCGCGTACGTGGAGCACGCCGATCTGTAGCTCGTCGGCCTCGCGGTACAGGCCAAAGACGTCGCGCGAGCCCCACGTCGTCGAGATGACACGCTGGCGCTCGAGCGTCGCGCCCACGGCCGCGAGCTGATCGCGCAGCCGGGCCGCTTCCTCGAAGTTCTCGCCGCCCGCGGCGACCTCCATGCGCTGCTTGAGGTCGGCAACCAGCTCGTCGCCTTGCCCGCGCAGGAACTGGATCACGTTGCACAGAATGAGCGCGTAGTCGGCCGGGCTGATCGCGCCCGTGCACGGGCCGTAGCACTTGCGCATCTGGCAGTTGAGGCACGGCCGGCCCGTGCGCTGCGCCTCGCGGAACTGCACGTCCGAGCACTGCCGCAGCGGGAAGATCTCGTGGAGCATCTTGACCGTCTGCCGCACCTTCTTTGCCGACGAGTATGGGCCGAAGTAGAGCACCTTCTCGCGGCCGCCGCGCGCACCGTCGCTCGGCTTCCGGCGAACGCGCACGATCTCGAGCTTCGGATACGGCTTGCGCATGTCGATGCGGAGGCTCAGGTAGGTCTTGTCGTCGCGCCAGAACACGTTGTAGCGCGGCTGGTGCTCCTTGATCAGGGTCTCCTCGAGGAGCAACGCCTCCTTCTCCGTCGTGGTGACGATCGTGTCGATCGCCGCCACGCGCCGCATGAGGAACGGCACGCTTGCACGTGTGTCCCGCTCGGGCGTCAGGTACTGGCGTACACGCGCGCGCAGTTCCTGCGCCTTGCCGACATAGATCACCCGCCCCGAGGCGTCTTTCATGATGTAGATGCCCGGCGAGCGCGGAATGTCGTCGAGGATCGCCGCGTCGAGCAGGGGCGCGCCTTTCGCCTTGCCTGTCGGTTTCTCGGTCATCGCGTTACACACGCCGCGTTGTCGTTTGCTTCATTATAGCACCGGGCAAGCCGCATCGGGCACTGGACGCCGCGGCGGTGTCCATGCCACAATGGTCGGGTCGAACAGGTTGGGAGGCCGGCATGGCGAGAGACACGTCACGCGACAGAATCCTGCTCGTCGACGAGCAGCCCGAGGTCCAGCGCGCCGTCATCGAGATGCTCGAGGACCGCGACCAACAGGTCGTCGTCGCCGACACGGCGAAGCGGGCCCTCACGCTCGTCGGCGACGCCGCCCAGCCGTTCAGCCTCGTGCTGCTCGACCTCGATTTGGGCGGCGGTGTCGACGACGGTTTCACGCTCCTCGGCGAGATCAAGCGGCTCCAGCCCGACCTGCCGGTCGTGATCCTCACCGGCAACACGAGCATCGAGAACGCCAAGCGCGCCTTCAAGGGCGGCGCCAACGACTTCCTCGAAAAGGACACCTACCTCGCCGACAACCTCGAGGTGAGCTTCGAGAAGATCGCGCCGTTCCGACGCGTCGTGGCCGAGAACAAGGCGCTGCGCCGCCGCACCGAGGCGCTCGAGCGCACGGCGACCTTCCTCCGCCGCAAGCTCGAGCACAGGTACCGCATCGTCGGCCGCAGCGCGGTGATCCGCACGCTGCTCGACACGATCGAGAAGGTCGCCCCGATTCCGCGCCCGGTGCTCGTGGTCGGCGAGCGCGGCTCGGGCAAGGAGCTCGTCGCCGCCGCCATCCACCACGCCAGCCCCCGGCGTGACGAGCCGTTCATCACCATCAACTGCGCCGCCGTGCCCAAGGACCTGCTCGGCAGCGAGCTGTTCGGCCACGAGAAGGGGGCCTTCACCGGCGCCGACAAGCGTAAGCTTGGGCTCTTCGAGCTCGCCGACCGCGGCACGTTGTTCTTCGACGAGATCGGCAACATGCCGATGGAGTTTCAGAAGAGCGTGCTGCGCGTCATCGAGTACCAGACCTTCACGCGCGTTCAAGGCACCGAGACGATCGAGGTCGACGTGCGCATTATCGCCGCCACCAATGCCGACCTGACCGCCCTCGGCGCCGCGGGCGAGTTCCGCGAGGACCTCTACGACCGGCTCGCCTTCGAGACGATCCGCGTCCCGCCGCTGCGCGAGCGGCCCGAGGATATCCCGAGCCTCGCCGAGCACTTCATCGCCACGCTCATCGAGGAGGCCCCGTCGCTGCGCTCCAAGACGCTCACCCCGGCCGCCATCGAGGCGCTCCGGGCCTACTCGTGGCCGGGCAACGTGCGCGAGATGCGCTACACGATCGAACGCGCCCTCTACAAAACCGAGGGCGACACGATCGGGCCCGCCGACCTCGACCTGCCGCACGTGAGCAGCACGCCGGGCGTCCTCGACGAGAACGCCCCATTCGATGAGCGCGTGGCGCACTTCGAGCGCGGCCTCGTCGAGAGCGCGCTCGCCGCCGCCGCTGGCAACCAGGCGAAGGCCGCCGAGACACTGGGCATTACCTACGACAAGTTCCGGTACCTGTACCGGAAGTACTCCGGGAAGTAGGAGCGGGTCTCCCTGTGTCCCCCGTGCCCCCATGGTCAGATGAGAAAGCACAGGCAACACGGGGAGAAGGACAACAGGTCACTTGTCATGGATTCTGCGTTGACGCGAGGAGCGCACAACGACTAGTATGGCACCCGACAACTGAAGCGACCGTCCCGCCGACACGCCAGGCGCGGGGCGGATCTGGAGGTCTGGGTCTGCCGGAAGCAGACAGGCTGTTCAGGTCACGGTGGGGGATTAGCTCAGCTGGTAGAGCACATGCATGGCATGCATGGGGTCACCGGTTCGATCCCGGTATCCTCCACCATTCTTTTTGGTCGCTGGGAGGGACTCGATGCTTTTCGGACCAACCGCTAGGCGGGCCGCACGTCCCCGACGAGCGCGCCGACACCGCTGGGAACGCCTGACCCTTGCCCTCGTCATGATTGCGCTCGGTCTGGCGCTCGGCCCGGCGCGCAGCCTTCTCGCCGGTGAGGAGCCCGTCAGCGACGCGCCCGCCGCCGAGCCCACCGAATCGGCGGCCCTGACCGAGCCGGCCAAGCAGCCGCTCATCTACGTGCTCAGGCTCGATCGCACGGTGGATCACGTCATGGAGATCTACGTGCGGCGCGGCCTCGCGGACGCTCAACGGGCTGGCGCCGGTCTCGTTGTCATCGAGCTCGACACGTTCGGCGGGCTGGTCACCTCGGCAATCAATATCAGCGAGCTGCTCAACGCCTCGACGGTCCCCACAGTGGCCTGGATCCACGGCAAGGGCATCTCCGCCGGCGCGATGATCACCTACGCCTGCGACGATATTGTCGTGTCGCGCGGCAGCGCTTTCGGCGGCGCGGTCGTTGTCGGCCTGACGCCCGAGCAGGAGAACTCGCCCGTCGGCGAGAAGTACACGCGCATCACGGCCCAGCAGATGCGGGCCAATGCCGAAGCACACGGCCACTACGGCGAGTTCGCCGCGGCGATGACCGACGTCGAGATCGAGGTCAAGTACGACGACTATGCCAGCCTGATGCGCGACAGGGGCATCACCCTCGGCGTGCCCGAGCAGTACGCAGACAGCCGGGAGAAAGCCAGCGGCCCCCGCTTCGTCAGCCCCGGCGAGAGCGCCACCGGTTCGCCCCGGTGGCAGGACTACGGCAAGGAATACATCGTCAAGGAAGGCGAGGTGCTCCACTTCACGGATCGCGAGGCCCTGTTCCTGCGCGTCGCCATCGGCCGCGCCGCCGTGGTCGATAAGCCCGAGGGGGACGCTGCCGAGGCCATCACCGACATTGACGAGTTCGCCAAGTTCCGCGGCGCCAAGGTCGTCACGATCCACTCGACCTGGTCGGAGGCCGTCGCGGCCTTCCTGAGCAGCCCGATGGTCTCGGTCCTGCTCCTGCTCGGCGGCATCGTCGGCATCGCCACCGAGCTCAAGGTGCCAGGCTTCGGCTTCCCTGGCATCCTCGGCATCACGTGCATAGCGCTGCTGTTCTTCGGTCAGCTCGGCGCCGGCGCGGCGCGCTGGAGCGACCTGATCCTCGTCGTGGTTGGCATCATCCTGCTCGGCATCGAGCTGTTTCTTATTCCCGGCTTCGGCGTCGTCGGCGTCCTGGGCATCATCGCCATCGTGGCGGGGCTGTTCATGATGCTCATACCCAACCCGCC from the Verrucomicrobiota bacterium genome contains:
- a CDS encoding sigma-54-dependent Fis family transcriptional regulator — protein: MARDTSRDRILLVDEQPEVQRAVIEMLEDRDQQVVVADTAKRALTLVGDAAQPFSLVLLDLDLGGGVDDGFTLLGEIKRLQPDLPVVILTGNTSIENAKRAFKGGANDFLEKDTYLADNLEVSFEKIAPFRRVVAENKALRRRTEALERTATFLRRKLEHRYRIVGRSAVIRTLLDTIEKVAPIPRPVLVVGERGSGKELVAAAIHHASPRRDEPFITINCAAVPKDLLGSELFGHEKGAFTGADKRKLGLFELADRGTLFFDEIGNMPMEFQKSVLRVIEYQTFTRVQGTETIEVDVRIIAATNADLTALGAAGEFREDLYDRLAFETIRVPPLRERPEDIPSLAEHFIATLIEEAPSLRSKTLTPAAIEALRAYSWPGNVREMRYTIERALYKTEGDTIGPADLDLPHVSSTPGVLDENAPFDERVAHFERGLVESALAAAAGNQAKAAETLGITYDKFRYLYRKYSGK
- a CDS encoding mucoidy inhibitor MuiA family protein translates to MKTTVMCVLWCVLMLAAGPVAGTAPADSGTGRQVESGITQVTVYADRALVRRVASLTVQPGEYDFVFTGLPRWLDDDSLRAAGMGTAQARLLGLEAKVAYTKETPEARVQKLRDEVQALEDQIQVMTDEIAVLAEQKDFITQMKLQAQTVAAQQFQFKEVDTDEWGRIMAHVGETLTGLMKDARDKNIALRELKKELAIKQAELGQIKRERVIETKDVTVSVEVLGAGTLELALDYVVRGATWQPLYDARADVDKGEVELTYYGTVSQRTGEDWTGIKLVLSTAQPAVGAQVPKLEPWYLGGRAVPSRPGAGGFDADEAVAPEGYRGVYMEPSGEGEAPMEPATAAVIERGTSVVYEIPKLETIPSDGEPHRTTIGILKLTGEMRYAVVPKLRATAYLQTEVTNTGALHLLGGPVHVFLGPDFIGRARIESVVPGESFELSLGPDARIKVKREILKDMTKVSKVRNRASVRNTIRITIENFTGKAATIVVTDQVPVSRDADIKVKLIQATDRIAADEATGELTWEFELAQGATKELTFEFEFSYPKEAVPAVVESFASEGMELPADAMEF
- a CDS encoding CPBP family intramembrane metalloprotease, with translation MKRSWPTYIAVFIGMIVLFGVANAIQAKVLNGEAAVEEAEETLPWIGAVSVVLVFGGAHFVAMFAATPGWRRRSLYVTRLPWGALAGFIMIVVLFLLPEFAAVLGAGDDATTERDNITIVMPEEPPRPVGQSNAPAEVPAGDAIADEETGPEGHAVMEFVGEPRDAVVLTTLPQELIRLAASTGVLVIFLFVARSIGENYWRGLGFGRERFWRHIGTGAAAYVAFTWAIMPVAQTAVALLLRLFDAPIKGHEAVEEFRETALLSTRLALVLGITVRAPLFEEIVFRGMLFQTIKRYAGAWPGIVASAAIFAALHGGWFVVINIFFLGLLFGYLFDKTGSIVPGIVLHFLFNSTTTVYLLLTS
- a CDS encoding thiamine-monophosphate kinase, with product MTARRVSDLGEFGLIARLREQVTTSARVVEGIGDDAAVLEGPGEGRLLLFACDTIAEGVHFMPDAAPEQIGHKALACNLSDIAAMGGMPRAITVSLGCGAETPVATIDGIWTGMRALAAAFDVDLAGGDTHRSPAGLILSVAIVGEVERELCVRRGGAKAGHFIVVTGGLGGSMLGKHMTFTPRVREGRWLAERRLVSAMIDVSDGLASDLHHVCKASNVGAELFADRVPIAEAARQLAQTGARASTPLGRALYDGEDFELLATVPPELLDEAASGYHATFGEPLYVLGRTTAGPHVTLIHPDGRTQELTASGFDHFG
- the uvrC gene encoding excinuclease ABC subunit UvrC, giving the protein MCNAMTEKPTGKAKGAPLLDAAILDDIPRSPGIYIMKDASGRVIYVGKAQELRARVRQYLTPERDTRASVPFLMRRVAAIDTIVTTTEKEALLLEETLIKEHQPRYNVFWRDDKTYLSLRIDMRKPYPKLEIVRVRRKPSDGARGGREKVLYFGPYSSAKKVRQTVKMLHEIFPLRQCSDVQFREAQRTGRPCLNCQMRKCYGPCTGAISPADYALILCNVIQFLRGQGDELVADLKQRMEVAAGGENFEEAARLRDQLAAVGATLERQRVISTTWGSRDVFGLYREADELQIGVLHVRDGRLLETTTRAFSKVTEADEAFLGAFLLTFYGAAGLVPPEVVVPIEPDDAASVAEVLAERRGGKVELVAPKRGEKHNLVELAAKNARNAFEAARDRTQLRRGLLDETQRALRLRRLPERIDCFDMSNIAGAHRVGVMVVFRDGEPAKAEYRKFRIRSVELGDDYAMMREVLARRYTRAQAEGGLPDLIVIDGGKGQLNVAGAVLHELGLDELDVVSLAKDKAEWQDGALKLEKVYLPNVKDPVGLKRHSPVRFLLERIRDEAHRFAITYHKQVRRKAQFASVLDAVPGVGPARKQALLRHFGSVARVREATVDELAAAPKMTDAAAQAVYAALHEEA
- the tsaE gene encoding tRNA (adenosine(37)-N6)-threonylcarbamoyltransferase complex ATPase subunit type 1 TsaE, with protein sequence MALTTLDKPIRVVSESAEATLELGRAVGALLGSGEVVGLFGELGAGKTTFIKGCALGLGVPDARVVTSPTFTLMNIYHGRCPVYHFDLYRIHSPGELAELGHADFFGGEGVSLVEWAERAGPLLPARALRVVCTTLGPDRRRIEVTRGGEEQA
- the mtnA gene encoding S-methyl-5-thioribose-1-phosphate isomerase gives rise to the protein MAVRTLEWRDGALWLIDQTRLPTEHVEVACRSVDAVWDAIKRLVVRGAPAIGVAAAYGVALGAQMSKAATAEALLSDVERVCDYLATSRPTAVNLFWALDRMRAAARASRGLDVAAIRQRLLDEAHAICEEDRAIGRRIGEHGRALIADGQTVLTHCNAGGLATAEFGTALAVIFAAHEAGTRVAVYADETRPLLQGARLTTWELQQAGIDVTLICDSMAARVMGEGRIDLVITGADRIAANGDAANKIGTYGVALLAKAHGIPFYIAAPKSTFDMTLAGGEAIPIEQRDPLEVTHGFGRQTAPTGVKVYNPAFDVTPHDLIAAFITEDGIVRPPYDETLRALFAADKKVGRP